The proteins below are encoded in one region of Thermodesulfovibrio thiophilus DSM 17215:
- a CDS encoding bifunctional ADP-dependent NAD(P)H-hydrate dehydratase/NAD(P)H-hydrate epimerase, translating to MKIVTSQEITTIDRLTIEEYKIPSLVLMERAALSVVKHIVKMSAKNLIILAGPGNNGGDGIAAGRILKNKVKKLTIFQPFCEDKLSQDCKTQLEIAQKFNIPIIRDYPQEKEIVHADVIIDAFFGTGLKRPIDGKLAQFIEKLNTFKKIIVAVDISSGICSDTGQLLGVAVKSDITVTFGLPKKGHMLYPGKDYTGKLFIEDIGFPDELIKSDSIKTTIIEKNFACSLVPPRPAYSHKGRYGHVLVIAGSTGKTGAALMTAKSALRAGSGLVTISIPELLKDVFQSKILEEMILPVPCTDRTLSRKALPQIIDFLNERATSVAFGPGVGVNEDIEIILKELILNCKCPMVIDADGITVLAGIKDTLKESKTDIILTPHPGELSRLINISVKDIEKQRTDIAQKIARDLNVVLVLKGVPTVVANPKEEVYLNPTGNPGMATGGSGDVLTGIIASLTGQGLSTLDASLLGVYIHGLAGDIAARVKGFHGMIAGDIIESLPEAFIELSK from the coding sequence ATGAAAATCGTCACATCCCAGGAAATAACAACAATAGACAGATTAACTATTGAAGAATATAAAATTCCATCTCTGGTTCTAATGGAAAGAGCAGCTTTATCAGTTGTAAAGCATATAGTTAAAATGTCGGCAAAAAATTTAATAATTCTTGCAGGACCTGGAAATAATGGAGGAGATGGAATAGCCGCAGGAAGAATTCTCAAAAATAAAGTTAAAAAACTAACTATTTTTCAACCTTTTTGTGAAGATAAACTTTCTCAGGATTGCAAAACACAGCTTGAAATAGCTCAAAAATTTAATATTCCAATCATCAGAGATTATCCACAGGAAAAAGAAATAGTCCATGCAGATGTAATTATTGATGCTTTTTTTGGAACAGGGCTTAAAAGACCAATTGACGGTAAGCTTGCTCAATTTATTGAAAAACTCAATACTTTTAAAAAAATAATCGTGGCTGTTGATATCTCATCTGGAATCTGTTCAGATACAGGACAGTTGCTTGGAGTTGCGGTTAAATCAGATATAACCGTAACATTCGGTCTTCCAAAAAAAGGACACATGCTTTATCCTGGTAAAGACTACACAGGCAAACTATTTATTGAAGATATTGGATTTCCTGATGAGCTTATAAAATCAGACTCAATAAAAACTACAATAATCGAAAAAAATTTTGCATGTTCACTTGTTCCACCAAGACCTGCATATTCTCACAAAGGAAGATACGGGCATGTTCTTGTAATTGCCGGATCAACAGGAAAAACAGGCGCAGCATTGATGACAGCAAAAAGTGCCTTAAGAGCAGGTTCAGGACTTGTAACTATATCCATTCCTGAACTACTTAAAGATGTATTCCAGAGTAAGATTTTGGAGGAGATGATACTTCCAGTGCCATGCACTGACCGGACATTATCAAGAAAAGCTTTGCCGCAAATTATAGATTTTTTGAATGAAAGAGCAACTTCTGTAGCTTTTGGACCAGGTGTTGGAGTTAATGAAGATATAGAGATAATTTTAAAAGAGCTCATATTAAACTGTAAATGCCCTATGGTCATTGATGCTGACGGCATAACAGTGCTTGCAGGAATTAAAGACACACTTAAAGAATCAAAAACAGATATTATCCTTACCCCACATCCAGGAGAATTAAGCCGGCTAATAAATATATCAGTCAAAGATATCGAAAAACAAAGAACTGATATTGCTCAGAAAATTGCCAGAGACCTCAATGTTGTATTAGTTCTTAAAGGAGTTCCAACAGTAGTGGCAAATCCTAAAGAAGAAGTTTATTTAAACCCAACAGGAAACCCTGGGATGGCAACAGGAGGTTCAGGTGATGTTCTTACAGGCATAATTGCTTCACTTACAGGACAGGGGCTCTCTACATTAGATGCGTCTTTGCTTGGAGTCTACATTCATGGTCTGGCTGGAGACATAGCAGCCAGAGTTAAAGGTTTTCATGGAATGATAGCAGGAGATATAATTGAAAGCCTACCCGAAGCATTTATTGAACTTTCGAAATGA
- a CDS encoding twin-arginine translocase TatA/TatE family subunit produces MFGLGTQELMIILIIVVILFGATRLPQIGKGIGEAIKNFKKATSEKDEIDVTPKKDNTEEKK; encoded by the coding sequence ATGTTTGGATTAGGAACACAGGAATTAATGATTATTCTTATAATAGTCGTTATCCTTTTTGGAGCAACAAGACTTCCCCAGATTGGGAAAGGCATTGGAGAAGCTATAAAAAATTTCAAAAAAGCAACAAGTGAAAAAGATGAAATTGATGTAACACCAAAAAAGGATAACACTGAAGAAAAGAAGTAG
- the mobA gene encoding molybdenum cofactor guanylyltransferase: MPISAAILAGGKSSRMKIPKCLIALENKRLIEILISNVKKIFDEIFIVTNFPELYFYNGMPLIGDIYPFKGPMAGIHAALKNSEYDVFAFACDMPCVKKEIIKVLNEKHITGTSAATVASLNNKIYPLPGIYSKKLINELQRLLIEDKVSIKRFLDDINAQIIDVANLDKEGLSFININTEEDLKIFKNGGKTCLD, translated from the coding sequence TTGCCTATTTCAGCAGCCATACTTGCTGGTGGAAAATCTTCCAGAATGAAGATACCTAAATGTTTGATTGCACTCGAGAATAAAAGACTCATTGAGATTCTTATATCAAATGTTAAAAAGATATTTGACGAAATTTTTATTGTTACAAACTTTCCAGAGCTTTATTTTTATAATGGCATGCCTCTTATTGGAGATATATACCCTTTTAAGGGTCCAATGGCAGGCATCCATGCTGCTTTAAAAAATTCTGAATATGATGTATTTGCATTTGCCTGTGATATGCCCTGTGTAAAAAAAGAAATTATAAAAGTTCTAAATGAAAAACATATTACTGGCACCAGTGCTGCTACTGTCGCTTCATTGAACAACAAAATCTATCCTCTGCCTGGAATTTACTCAAAAAAACTCATAAATGAACTGCAAAGACTATTGATTGAGGATAAAGTGAGCATAAAGAGATTTCTTGATGATATAAATGCTCAAATTATTGATGTTGCAAATTTAGATAAAGAAGGATTATCTTTTATTAATATCAATACAGAAGAAGATTTAAAAATTTTTAAAAACGGAGGAAAAACATGTTTGGATTAG
- the rplI gene encoding 50S ribosomal protein L9, with product MKLILKEDIQGLGKAGQIINVKDGYARNYLLPRGLALLADERNLKLLEYQKKKFEEEAKKKRQDAESIAERLGQLELTIKANAGEDQKLFGSITSKDIAEALEKEGFAIDKKHINISEPIKRTGEYEVEVKLHSNVVARLKVNVVPA from the coding sequence ATGAAACTAATTCTCAAAGAAGATATCCAGGGTTTGGGAAAGGCAGGACAGATCATCAATGTTAAAGATGGATACGCAAGGAACTATCTTTTACCAAGAGGACTTGCTTTGTTGGCAGATGAAAGGAACTTAAAACTGCTTGAATATCAGAAGAAAAAATTCGAGGAAGAAGCAAAGAAAAAACGTCAGGATGCAGAATCCATCGCAGAAAGACTCGGTCAACTTGAACTTACCATTAAAGCAAATGCAGGCGAAGATCAGAAACTGTTTGGTTCAATTACATCAAAGGATATAGCTGAAGCTTTAGAAAAAGAAGGTTTTGCAATTGATAAAAAACATATTAACATCTCTGAGCCAATCAAAAGAACAGGTGAATATGAAGTTGAAGTGAAACTGCATTCAAATGTGGTGGCAAGACTAAAAGTTAACGTAGTTCCTGCATAA
- the amrB gene encoding AmmeMemoRadiSam system protein B, producing the protein MIKRRAVVAGYFYPSNSKELLQELEEYMPVRPAINAYGAICPHAGYVYSGHVAGDVYSKLKPKDVFILIGPNHTGYGSNVSMMTEGEWEIPPGNIRINEKLAQKIIEKVPFVSDDIQAHIYEHSLEVQLPFIYKLNPQATIVPLTLKILSLKECLILAQGIASATEELELSNNTIIIASTDMSHYLPDDMARRVDSLAIEKIRKFDPEGVYNTVLENKISMCGFIPTVITLYATKFLGAKEVQLIQYATSAEVNRDYDKVVGYLGAIII; encoded by the coding sequence ATGATTAAAAGACGCGCGGTAGTTGCAGGATATTTTTATCCATCAAATTCAAAGGAACTACTTCAGGAATTAGAAGAGTATATGCCTGTAAGACCTGCAATAAATGCGTACGGAGCAATATGTCCTCATGCAGGCTATGTTTATTCTGGACATGTTGCTGGAGATGTATATTCAAAACTTAAACCAAAAGATGTATTCATTCTGATTGGTCCGAATCATACCGGTTATGGCTCTAATGTTTCTATGATGACAGAAGGAGAGTGGGAAATTCCTCCTGGCAATATTAGAATAAATGAAAAGCTTGCTCAAAAAATTATTGAAAAAGTTCCTTTTGTTTCAGATGATATTCAGGCTCATATTTATGAACATTCACTGGAAGTTCAACTTCCCTTTATTTATAAGCTCAATCCTCAGGCTACAATTGTACCTTTAACATTAAAAATACTTTCCCTTAAAGAATGTCTGATTCTGGCTCAAGGTATTGCCTCTGCTACAGAAGAACTTGAATTGTCAAACAATACAATCATAATTGCAAGCACTGATATGAGCCATTATTTACCTGATGATATGGCAAGGAGGGTTGATTCTCTTGCAATTGAAAAAATCAGAAAGTTTGATCCAGAAGGAGTATACAATACAGTTTTAGAAAATAAAATATCAATGTGCGGTTTTATTCCTACTGTTATAACGCTTTATGCAACAAAGTTTCTCGGAGCAAAAGAAGTTCAACTCATACAATACGCTACCTCAGCTGAAGTAAATAGAGACTATGATAAAGTAGTGGGATATCTTGGTGCCATTATCATCTAA
- the dnaB gene encoding replicative DNA helicase: MAYLRDIDTSIDKVPPQSLEAEQAVLGAIILDGESIAKAIELITPQDFYKESHRKIYQAMLSLFDKNEPIDLITLTEHLKDNGELDEVGGLSYLSNLATAVPTAANIKYHAKLIREKALLRSLLSSCTKIITKVYEEPEDPEEMIDYAERLIFDISEQRTNTSFYQMKDVVKHAFKIIESMYEKKAVITGISSGFKDLDELTSGFQPGDLIIIGGRPGMGKTAFSLNIAQHVGVELGEPVAFFSLEMSREQIAMRLLSSIAMVNSAALRKGFIGKRDWERITDAAVKLSEAPIYIDDSSQMSVLEIRAKARRLKMEKGKLSLIIIDYLQLMRGRTNYDIREQEIAEISRSLKAMAKELKVPVIALSQLNRSVEKTSDRKPTLANLRESGAIEQDADVIIFLYRDEVYNKKNTANKGKAEVIVAKQRNGPTDTIYLTFLSDYTRFLDYTDKYMGTEIEEEI; the protein is encoded by the coding sequence ATGGCTTATTTACGAGACATAGATACTTCTATAGACAAAGTTCCACCTCAAAGCCTGGAAGCTGAACAGGCTGTACTTGGAGCAATTATTCTTGATGGAGAATCAATAGCAAAAGCAATTGAACTCATTACACCTCAAGATTTTTATAAGGAATCACATAGAAAAATTTATCAGGCAATGTTATCGCTTTTTGATAAAAATGAGCCAATTGACCTTATTACACTGACAGAACATTTAAAGGATAATGGCGAACTTGATGAAGTTGGAGGATTAAGTTACTTAAGTAATCTTGCCACAGCAGTTCCCACAGCTGCAAATATAAAATATCATGCTAAGTTAATCAGAGAGAAAGCATTACTAAGATCACTTCTTAGTTCCTGCACAAAAATAATTACAAAGGTTTATGAAGAACCTGAAGATCCAGAGGAAATGATTGATTATGCAGAAAGATTGATTTTTGACATCTCAGAACAGAGAACAAATACAAGTTTTTATCAAATGAAAGATGTTGTTAAACATGCTTTCAAAATAATAGAAAGCATGTATGAAAAAAAGGCTGTAATAACTGGCATTTCTTCAGGATTTAAGGATCTTGATGAACTGACTTCAGGATTCCAGCCTGGAGATTTAATAATTATAGGTGGAAGACCTGGAATGGGCAAAACCGCTTTTTCTTTAAATATTGCTCAACATGTTGGCGTAGAACTCGGAGAGCCGGTTGCCTTTTTCAGCCTTGAAATGTCAAGAGAACAAATTGCTATGCGACTTTTAAGCAGTATTGCCATGGTTAATTCTGCAGCTTTGAGAAAGGGATTCATCGGTAAAAGGGATTGGGAACGCATCACAGATGCTGCAGTAAAATTAAGCGAAGCTCCAATTTATATTGATGATTCCTCTCAAATGAGTGTTCTTGAAATAAGAGCCAAGGCTAGAAGACTTAAAATGGAAAAAGGCAAGCTCAGTTTGATTATTATTGACTATCTCCAGCTTATGCGTGGCAGAACCAATTATGACATAAGAGAACAGGAAATCGCTGAAATATCACGCTCACTTAAAGCTATGGCTAAGGAATTAAAAGTTCCTGTTATTGCATTAAGCCAGTTAAATCGTTCTGTAGAAAAAACATCTGATAGAAAACCTACTCTTGCAAACCTGAGAGAATCAGGAGCTATTGAACAAGATGCTGATGTAATAATTTTCCTTTACAGAGATGAAGTATACAACAAGAAAAATACAGCAAATAAGGGAAAAGCAGAGGTCATTGTAGCAAAGCAGAGAAATGGCCCAACTGATACAATATATCTTACATTTCTCAGTGACTATACGAGATTTCTTGATTATACTGATAAGTATATGGGAACTGAAATAGAAGAAGAAATATAA
- a CDS encoding TrmH family RNA methyltransferase — protein sequence MKWIQSLDNPLIKEIKKIKTQQEGKIFFEGVNLIKSALDSNHVQIERVFVTEQFIEKNNNLFQLLQSKKFPMLKITEVIAKNISDTVTPQGIFAVANFKMQTIDSLDIKNPTLIVIADRIQDPGNLGTIIRAGEALGADAVLLTSGTCNPYSTKVLRASTGSIFFIPVIKAKIKNIETFILNNKLNLVIADPHAKIFSFEMDFTKPLALIFGNEAQGVSQQLRAMKHASCKIPQKGKTESLNVAMSATVFLYEIFRQRFLKSV from the coding sequence ATGAAATGGATTCAAAGTCTAGATAATCCTTTAATCAAAGAAATAAAAAAAATCAAGACCCAGCAAGAAGGTAAAATTTTTTTTGAAGGAGTTAATCTTATTAAATCCGCTCTGGATTCAAATCATGTTCAGATTGAAAGAGTCTTTGTTACAGAGCAATTTATAGAAAAAAACAACAACTTATTTCAACTACTTCAGAGTAAAAAATTCCCTATGCTTAAGATAACAGAAGTAATAGCAAAGAATATCTCTGATACAGTCACTCCACAAGGGATTTTTGCTGTGGCAAACTTTAAAATGCAAACAATAGATAGCTTAGATATTAAAAATCCAACGCTTATTGTAATTGCTGATAGAATCCAGGACCCCGGTAATCTTGGAACAATTATACGTGCAGGTGAAGCTCTTGGAGCAGATGCTGTACTGCTTACATCAGGAACATGTAATCCATATTCAACCAAAGTTCTGAGAGCCTCTACAGGAAGTATATTTTTTATTCCTGTCATTAAAGCTAAAATAAAAAACATTGAAACCTTCATCTTAAATAACAAACTTAATCTTGTAATAGCAGACCCTCATGCAAAAATTTTTTCATTTGAGATGGATTTTACAAAACCTCTTGCTTTGATATTTGGCAATGAAGCTCAAGGAGTAAGTCAACAATTAAGAGCAATGAAACATGCAAGCTGTAAAATACCTCAGAAGGGAAAAACTGAAAGTCTTAACGTGGCAATGAGTGCCACAGTATTTCTTTATGAAATTTTCCGTCAACGTTTCTTAAAATCGGTTTGA